The Nitrobacter hamburgensis X14 genome contains the following window.
GGGACTGTCGAAAGCCGCCAAAAAGGCGGGACGCGTTGCGGCCGAAGGCCTGATCGGCGCCGTCACCAGCGGCAACAAGGGCGTCGTCGTCGAAGTCAATTCGGAAACAGACTTCGTCGCGCGCAACGAGCAGTTCCAGGGGCTGGTCAAGATGGTGGCGCAGGTTGCTCTCAGCGTCGGCGCCGACGTCGAGGTGATCAAGGCCGCCAAGGTTGGCAGCGCCACCGTGGAGACGGCCATCTCGGATGCGATCGCCACCATCGGCGAGAACATGACGCTGCGTCGCGCCGCGTCGCTCGAGGTCAGCAAGGGGCTTGTCGCGAGCTATGTCCACAATGCCGTCATCGATGGCGCCGGAAAAATGGGTGTGATCGTCGCGCTCGAGTCGTCGGGGAACGCCGACGAACTCGCTGCGCTTGGCCGTCAGATCGCGATGCATGTCGCGTCCTCGAACCCGCTGGCCATCGATCCTTCGGGGGTCGATCCCGCCGTCGTCAAGCGCGAGAAGGACATCCTCGCCGACAAGTTCCGGCAGCAGGGCAAGCCCGAAGCGATGATCGAGAAGATCACCGAGTCCGGCCTGAAAACATTCTTCAAGGAACAGACCCTGCTGGAACAGCCGTTCATCTTCGACGACAAAAAAAGCGTCGGTCAGGCGCTCAAGGACGCTGAGGGCAAGGTCGGCGCGCCTGTGAAGCTCACAGGCTTTGTGCGCTATGCGCTAGGCGAGGGAATTGAGAAGGCCGAATCCGATTTTGCGGCCGAGGTTGCCGCGGCCGCCGGGCAGGGGTAACGCCAGGCCTGAACGGGGCGGGGAGCAAGACTCGCGGCGGAGCTAACGCATCATGGATGAGCCGGCCTATCGTCGTGTTGTCGTTAAACTGTCCGGGGAATATCTGGCGGGTTCGCAGCCCTTCGGCATCGACCAGCCGACCGTCGATCGTATCGCCGGCGATCTGGCCTCTGCGCGTGCGCTGGGGACGGAAATCGCGGTTGTGGTCGGTGGTGGAAACATATTCCGGGGCGTCGAGGTGTCGTCCCGCGGCGTCTCGCGCCCGACCGGCGATACTATGGGAATGCTTGCGACCGTCATGAACTGCCTTGCGCTCGAGGCTGCCCTCGAACGTCGCGGGCAGTCGGCCCGTGCCCTGTCCGCGTTCGTGATGCCCGAAGTCTGCGAGCTTTTCACCCGCAATGCGGCGCATAAATACCTCTCGGAGGGCCGTATTGTTCTGCTCGGCGGCGGGACCGGCAATCCTTATTTCACGACCGACACCACGGCGGTGCTTCGCGCCGCAGAGATCGGCGCACAAGCCGTGCTCAAGGCGACGAACGTGGATGGTGTCTACAGTTCCGATCCGAAGAAGGATCCATCTGCCACGCGGTTCGAGCGGTTAAGTCACTCGCAGGCGCTCGAAGGCGGCTATAAGGTCATGGACGCGACTGCTTTCGCGCTTGCCCGCGAGACGTCGCTGCCTATCATTGTGTTCTCGATCGCCGAACCGGGTTCGATCGGTGCAATTTTGAAAGGCACCGGTCGAGGAACGATCGTGGCCAGTTGATTCATGGCGTCGGGCCGGGTGCGGTCGGAGGTCAGAAGACGTGTCCGGGATGGAGAGCGGTATGACGGCGGGTAATTTCGATATTAACGAGTTGAAGCGCCGGATGCAGGGGGCAATTCAATCCCTCAAGCACGAGTTGGGCGGTTTGCGGACCGGGCGCGCGGCGGCGTCGATGCTCGAACCGGTGCAGGTCGAGGCCTATGGCAG
Protein-coding sequences here:
- the tsf gene encoding translation elongation factor Ts, with translation MATITAAMVKDLRETTGVGMMDCKQALTENDGDMQAAIDWLRKKGLSKAAKKAGRVAAEGLIGAVTSGNKGVVVEVNSETDFVARNEQFQGLVKMVAQVALSVGADVEVIKAAKVGSATVETAISDAIATIGENMTLRRAASLEVSKGLVASYVHNAVIDGAGKMGVIVALESSGNADELAALGRQIAMHVASSNPLAIDPSGVDPAVVKREKDILADKFRQQGKPEAMIEKITESGLKTFFKEQTLLEQPFIFDDKKSVGQALKDAEGKVGAPVKLTGFVRYALGEGIEKAESDFAAEVAAAAGQG
- the pyrH gene encoding UMP kinase, with product MDEPAYRRVVVKLSGEYLAGSQPFGIDQPTVDRIAGDLASARALGTEIAVVVGGGNIFRGVEVSSRGVSRPTGDTMGMLATVMNCLALEAALERRGQSARALSAFVMPEVCELFTRNAAHKYLSEGRIVLLGGGTGNPYFTTDTTAVLRAAEIGAQAVLKATNVDGVYSSDPKKDPSATRFERLSHSQALEGGYKVMDATAFALARETSLPIIVFSIAEPGSIGAILKGTGRGTIVAS